The stretch of DNA CCCGATCAGCGAACGGGCACGCTCCTCGCGTTCGGCCCGGCCGACACCGCGCATCCGCAGGCCGAAGGCGACGTTGTCGAGGACGCTCGCCCAGGGCAGCAGCGCGAAGTTCTGGAAGACGACGCTGCGGTCGGGGCCGGGGCCGCGCACCGGTGCGCCGTCGATGAGGATGTCGCCGGCGTCCCAGGGGGTAAGACCGGCAACGGCCTTCAGCAGGGTGGTCTTCCCGCAGCCGCTGGGCCCGAGCACGGTCAGGAATTCGTTCGCGCCCACCTCCAGGTCCACGTCCCGCAGCGCTTGGACGGTGGTGCCGTCCTGTCCGACGAAGCTCTTGCCCAGTCCTTGGATCGCGATCACCGAGTGCCTCCTGCCGTCTGTGTCCGTGCCCATCGGGTCAGCTCGCGTTCGCCCCACCCGGCGAGAGAGATCAGGAGCAGCGCCTCCGCCAGGATGATCAGGACGGAGCCGTAGAGCTGCGGCGCCTTGAGCAGGCCGCGGTACTTCAGGATCAGACCGCCCAACCCGTCGGAGACCATGAGCAGTTCGACGATGACCATGCCGGTGACCGCGCGGCCGATGCCGAGCCGGACGCCGGTCATGACCGCGGGGAGGGCGCCGGGCAGCAGGATCCGGGTCCAGATCTGCCGTTCGCCGGCCCCGAAGGAGCGGGCCATCTCGATCAGCGAGGGATCCACCTGTCGCACACCGGCCCGGCAGTTCACCACCACCATCACGACCGAGAAGACGGTGACCAGCAGGACCCGCGAGGTCAGCCCCACGCCCACCGACATCACGAGCAGCGGAATGATCGCGGCCATGGGGGTGACGAGGAGGATGTTGAGGTAGACGTCCGTGTACCGCTCGAGCAGCCTGAACCGGCCGAGGACGATACCCGCCGGGACGCCGACGGCGAGGGCGAGGGCGAAGCCGAGGACGAGCGCCTGGTTGCTGACGTACAGGGCGTGCCACAGCTCCGCGTCGGTGAGGAGCCCGGCCGTGGCCAGGACCGTCTCGGCGAAGCCCGGCAGGAGCAGGCCGCCCCGCTCGCGGGCGTAGAGCTCCCAGGCCGTGGCGAAGACCACGAACGTGAGGAGCTGGTAGGGCCAGTTGGCGTCCAGGACCCGTCGGCGAGCCGCCGCGGCCGTCACGACGCGTCCCTGATGGGCTCCCTGATGAACCGTCATGACGCCTCCTCGATGAAGCTGAGGTCGGCCGCGTCCCGCGTGGTCATCCCCCGTGCGATCACGCCGGCGCGGGCGAAGAAGTCGATGGTGCCCTGGACGTTGCGGCGCGTCAGGGCCGCCGCGTCGAAGAGCTTCGCGTCGCGGTAGCGCCGTGCGGTCGTCGCCACGTCCTCCTGGTCCTCGTCCGGCAGATACTTCTTCGACAGTTCCACCAGGTGCCGCGGGTCGGCGTTGATCTTGCCGTGCTCCCGCACCAGGGCGGTGACGAACTCCTGCGCCACCTCCCGGTGTCGGGTGAGGAAAGCGGCGTTCGCGTACACGGTCTGCGGATGCAGGTCCGGCAGGCTCTCGGCGAAGTCGACGACCTTGGTGAGCCCGGTGGCGCCCGACGACTCCAGGGAGACCGCGTCGGAGATCTCCAGCGGCGTCGCGTCGATCTCCCCCGAGGCCAGGGCCTGCGCGCGCACGTCCGAGCCACCGATGGTCAGGTAGTCGGGGCGCTTGCCCGCACCGCACTCGGCGTCCACCCAGTCCTTGGCGATGGCGGTCGCCACCGCGCCCTCGCTGAAGATGCCGAACGGGCGGCCGTTCAGGTCGTCGCAGGACGAGACGGCGGAACTGCCGTACAGCGCCCACTGGTTGCCGACGACATCGGCGATGATCTTGATGGGGGCGTTCTGTTCGATGGCGCTCAACGCGGGGCCCGTCGCCTCGGCCGAGATCGCGTAGTCGCCCTTGGCCAGCCCCTCGACGGCCAGTTCGGGCTCCGCCAGTTCCACGACGTCGACCTCGTGCCCCTGGTCGCGGAGGGTGTCTACGGCCGCGAGGAGCGGCACGGTCGTGAGGTCCGGTTCGATGAGCGCCACGGTGAACGAGAGCTTCCCGTCCGCGCGGATGTGGGTGCCAGGGCCGCCACAGGCGGTCGCGGTGACGACGGACAGGAGCGCGACAGCGGCGAGCCGTTTCACGCGGGTCCAGTCATGCATGATCTCCCCCTTCGGTTCCTCCACTTGCTTCGGTCACTTGCTCGGGTCGACTTCTCGTTCTCGTCACGTTCTCCAAGGTCATCGCCTAGGAAAACGTCTTCCTTTCTCGGATGGTAGCGAGCCGGTCCGGGGCAACGTCAAGGGGTCAACTCAGGCCACCGACATGGCCGTTGTGTCGCACCGTTGCACACTCGCCGCTCCCTGTGCCATGTTGAGGCAAACGTTTCCCTCTGGGGGTGGGCCATGAGTTCACTGGTGGATGTCGCCCGGGCGGCGGGGGTGGCCGTGGCCACCGCGTCGCGGGTGCTGAGCGGGTCCGACCATCCCGTCTCGGCGAAGACACGCGCCAAGGTCATCGCGGCGGCCGAGCAGCTGGACTACTCGCCGAGCGCCCTCGCGCGGGCGATGGTCTCGCCCAACAGCCGCCTCGTGGGAGTACTCGTGAGCGACATCGTCAACCCGTACTTCTCCGTGATCGCCCGCGGTGTGGACGACGTGGCGACCCGGGCCGGCTACGTGACCATGCTGTCCAACGTCGACCGGAGCACGGCCACGGAGGTCAGCCGGCTGCAGGCGATGCGGGACTACCGCGCCGCGGGGGTCGTCTTCGCGGGCAGCGGTCACGTCGACGACCCGCAGAGACCGGCCCTGCTCAAGGCCGTCCGCCAGGCGCAGGAGCAGGGCATCCGGGCCGTGTCACTCGCCGACCGCGACCTCGGCTGCCCGACGATCACCGTCGACAACCACGCCGCCGCCCACGACGTCACGGACCACCTCGTCGCGCTGGGCCACCGCCGGATCGCGTTCGTCGAGGGGCCGCCCGGCATGACGGTCACCCAGCAGCGGAGGGAGGGCTTCCTCGCCCGCATGCGCGAGGCAGGCCTCGGCGAGAGCGCGCGGTGCGTGCCGGGCGGCTTCGACCACGAGGCGGGGCACGCCGCGGCCCTGCGGCTCATCGCGCGCCGGCCGCTGCCCGATGCCGTCCTCGCGGCCAATGACGAGGTCGCGGTCGGCGTGCTCGGCGCCTTGCGTCAGGCGGGCATCGACGTACCGGGCGAGATCTCCGTCGCGGGCATCAATGACCTCCGGGTCGCCCGGCACATCGGACTGACCACGGTGAGCCTCCCGCTGTACGAGATGGGTTCCCTGGCCGCCCGGCACATCATCGAGTCCGCGCCGGGCTCAGGCGCCGACGGCGGTGCGACCACCACGCTCAGCCATCGGCTCGTACCCCGGGAGACCACCGCCCGGCGCCCACCGGAGCGGTGAGGGCCGGGCAGTGAGAGGGCCGGGCGGTGAGGGGTCGGCTACTGCCCGGCCAGGCCCGTATGCGCCACGCCGCTGACGATCTGGCGCTGGAAGAAGACGAAGACGACGATCAGGGGCAGCCCCGCCATAAGGCCGCCCGCCATCAGCTGCGCCCACTGGATCCCGTAGGAGTTCATGACGGTCGCGATGCCGTTCGGCATCGTCATCAGGTCGGGGTTGTTGGTCACCATGTACGGCCACAGGAAGTTGTTCCAGGACGCGATGAACGTGAAGATCCCGACGGCCGAGAGCGAGGGCCTGGACAGCGGAAGGACGATGGTGAAGAAGACCCGCCAGCGTCCGGCCCCGTCGATGTACGCGGCCTCCTCCAGCTCGTGCGGGATCGACTGGAAGAACTTGTAGAGGATGTAGACCATCGCGGCGGGCGCGCACTGCGGCAGGATCATGCCCCAGTAGGTGTCGACCATCCCCATGGACTGGACGGTCGTGAAGAGCGGGACGCCGAGCACGGCCGGCGACACCATCAGGCCCGCCATCACCAGGCCGAGCAGCACGTTCTTGCCCCGGAACTCGGTGCGCGCGAAGCCGTACCCGGCGAGCGCGCTGACGAACACCACGATGAAGGTGACGCAGACCGAGACGACGACCGAGTTCACGAACCAGTTGGTGATGTTGCCACTCTCGAAGAGCGCCTTCCACGCCTGGCCCGTCCACTCCTCCGGCACCCAGTGGGTGGGCACCTCGACGGCCTCTGTCTCCGACTTCAGGGACGTGAACAGGGCCCACAGCAGGGGCGTCATCCACAGTGCGGAGACCAGGACGCCGAGCGCGGTGAGCACGATCTGGCTCGGGGTCCACTTCTTCTTGCGGCTCTTGGGGCCGCTTTTCCGTACGACGATGGCCGTGCTCATCGCACGCCCTCCTCACGCTTGCGCAGGAGCCACATCCGGCCGAGGGCGACGGCCGCGATGAGCACGAAGAAGATGATGGAGATCGCCGAGGCGTAGCCCACGCGATAGGCGGTGAAGCCCTCTTCGAGGGTGTACTGGACGAAGGTCCTGGTGCTCTCCTCAGGGCCGGGGCCGAAGTCCTGCATCACCACGGCCTGGTCGAAGACCTGGAGCGAGGCGAGTATCTGCAGCGTGATCACGAGGCCGGTGATGTTGCGCAGCATCGGCAGGGTGATGTGCACCATCCGCTGCCAGGCACCGGCGCCGTCGAGCTCGGCGGCCTCGTACAGATGCCGTGGGATGTTCTGCAGCGCCGCGAGGAAGAGCAGGAAGCTGAAGCCGACCGTCCACCACAGGGTGGTGATCACGACGGCGAGCAGGGCGGTGGACTTCTGGGTCAACCAGGGCGTGTCGAGCCCGAAGACGTGGTTGATCATTCCGGTGGCCGGGTTGAACAGCCACTGCCAGAGGTTCCCCGCGACCGTCGACGGCAGCAGGAAGGGGGCGAAGAAGCACAGCCGCCACAGCCATTTGGCGCGCTCGATGTGGTGGGCGAGCATCGCGAGGAGGAACGCGAGGACGACGATGCAGGGCACCACGAGCAGGGTGAAGTACGCGCTGTGGCCGAGCGAGTCCCACAGGAGCGGGCTGTCGAGAGCCTCGCGGTAGTTGTCGAGGCCCACGAAGCGTTCGCCCGTGCCGGAGATGTTGGCGTCGGTGAAGCTCAGCCACAGGCCGCGGCCGATCGGGAGCAGCACGAACAGCGCGAACAGGACCATGAACGGGGCGACGAACCAGCCGCCGTGCTGCACGCGACGGGTCAGCCGGGCCCGCAGCGAATCGGCCTCCGTCGCGGGGACGGACCGTACAGCGGCCGGTGCGACCGCGGTGTCGACGGCGCTCATGCGGCGGACCCTCCCTCGGTGGCGGAACGGCCTTCCATCGGGTTCTTCATCGCGACCAGCTTTTCGAGTACGTCCTTCATGCGCCGCGCGGTGGCGTCGGGCTTGGCGGAGCCGACGTTGGAGGAGGCGATGACGGGGCCGATGCGCTGGGCGAGGAGCCCGGTGGATCCCGCGAACCAGGCGGGCGGCTCGACCGCCATGTGATCCATGGCCGAGACGTACTCGGACTGCGGCTTGAGCGACACATACTTCTTGTCGTCAAGGGTCGGCAGGTAGGCGGGGATGTGGCCGCCCCGCGCCCAGGCCGTGGCGTTCTTGACGACGTACGCGGCCAGTTGGTGCGCGCCCTCGTTGGTGACACCGCCGCGCTGCGACTGGTGCGGCAGGACGAAACAGTGCGACTCGGTGTGGGTGGCCGGTTCGCCGAAGACGGGCGGCAGCGGCGTCGCGCCGTACTCGAGCTTCGCGCCGCTGAAGACGGGCACCGACCAGTTGCCCTCCCAGGTGAAGGCGGAGCCGTTGACGAAGGACTCGCCGTCGGCGATGCCGATCGCGGTGGAGTAGCCGTCGGTCAGGTGCCGGCGCAGGAACTCAAGGACCTGGGTGGCCTTGTCCGTGTCGAGGGTGACGTCGCGGCCGTCCGCGCTGAGACAGGTGCCGCCGAGCTGGGTGTAGAAGGAGAGGAAGAACCACCAGGAGAAGTTCGGCTCGTCGGCCTTGATGCCGATGGTGTGGACGTCACCCTTGACGGCCTTCTTGGCGGCCTTCAGCGCCTTGAACCAGTCCTCGGGCGAGGTGACCTCGGCCAGATCCCCGCCCGCGTCGAGCAGTCCCGCCTTCTCGCACACGTCCCTGCGGTAGAAGCAGAGCTGGGCGTGGATGTCGAGGGGAAGGCCGTAGAGCTTGCCGTCGACCACGGCGCGTTTCCACAGCACCGGGTCGAAGTCCGCTTCGCGCACACCGTACTTGGCGAGCAGCCGCACGTCCCAGGGGTCGAGGAGCTGTCCGGGAGCGAAGCCGGGTATCCGGCCCAGGTGCATCACCGCGAGGTCGGGGGCGCGATTGCCCGAGGCGGCCATCGCGAGCTTGGTGTAGTACGGATTGCCCCACTGGAGGGTCGAGTCCTTGACGTCGACGCGGGGGTTCGCGGCGCGGAAGGCGTCAAGCATCGCGATCATGTTGGCGCCGTCGCCGCCGGAGAACAGGTTCCAGTAGCGGACCCGTACGTCCGCGTCCGACGCGATCGCGGATGCGCTGCGGTTCGCGGCGGCGAGTCCGAAGCTGCCCGCGACGGCGAGCGCTCCGATGCCGCCGAGCACACCTCGTCGGCTCGGGAGGGGTGGTGACATTGCGGCTCACTTCTGTTCGATATTTCGAATGCTGCTCGCAACTTCGAACGGGACCGTAAGGTCGAACGCCGTGCACGTCAACGGTTCGGACAGAGCCGGTGGTGAAGTCCCCGGAATCACTTGGAAGTTGTTCGACATCGCGAACCCCAGGACGCACCTCGGCCACTTCCTGCGCGATGCGTTGACGCGCCGCTCCCCACTGCCTAAGTTGCCGTTCGACCTACTGATCAGCGTTCGAAATACCGCACAAACGTCGCTCAAGACTGGGGTACGCATGGCACGCAGACGATGGAGACTCGGGATCACCCTGGGGGCCCTGCTCGCCGGAACGCTCGCCGCGGGGCCCACCGCCGCGGCCGAGCCCACCGACTACACCATCGACGTCGACACGACCCGGACCGGCGCGAAGATCGACGACTCGATGTACGGCGTCTTCTACGAGGACATCAACCGCGCCGCGGACGGCGGCCTCTACGCCGAGCTCGTCCAGAACCGCTCCTTCGAGTACTCCACCGCGGACAACGCCGCCTACAAGCCGCTGACCTCATGGGACACCTCAGGTGCCGCCAGGGTGGTGAACGACGACGGCCGCCTCAATGCCCGTAACCGCAACTACCTCTCCCTGGACGGCGGTTCGTCCGTCACCAACTCCGGCTACAACACCGGCATCGCGGTCACCAAGGGCAAGCGCTATGGCTTCTCGGTCTGGGCCCGCACCGGCGGGACAGGGAACGGCGGGACGGGCAAGGCTCCGCTGACCCTCACCCTGCGCGACTCCTCCGGCGAACTCGCCCCGGCCCGCCGTGTCACCGCGCGCGGCGGCTGGGCGAAGTACAAGGCCTCCTTCACAGCGGGCCGCACCTCCGCCACCGGCCGGCTCGCGGTCGCCTCCGGCGCCCCCGTCGCGCTCGACGAGATATCGCTCTTCCCGCGCGACACTTACAAGGGCCGCGCGAACGGCCTGCGCAAGGACCTCGCCGAGAAGATCGCCGGCCTTGACCCCGGCTTCCTGCGCTTCCCCGGCGGCTGCCTGGTCAACACCGGCTCCCACGAGGCGTACGACGAGAAGTCCGGCTGGCAGCGCAAGCGCTCCTACCAGTGGAAGGACACCATCGGGCCCGTCGAGCAGCGCGCCACGAACGCCAACTTCTGTGGCTACAACCAGAGTTATGGCCTCGGCTACTACGAGTACTTCCAGTTCGCCGAGGACACCGGCGCCATGCCGCTGCCCGTCGTGCCCGCCCTGGTGACGGGCTGTGGCCAGAACAAGGCCACCGACGATCCGGCCCTCCTCAAGCGGCACATCCAGGACACCCTGGACCTCATCGAGTTCGCCAACGGCCCGGCGACGAGCGAGTGGGGCAAGAAGCGGGCGGCGATGGGCCACCCGAAGCCCTTCGGCCTCACCCACCTGGCGGTCGGCAACGAAGAGAACCTCCCCGAGGAGTTCTTCGCCCGCTTCAAGGAGTTCCGGGCGGCCATCGAGGCGAAGTACCCGGACATCACCGTCATCTCCAACTCCGGTCCCGACGACAGTGGTTCGACCTTCGACAAGGCCTGGCAGCTGGGCCGCGACGCGGACGTCGCCATGGTCGACGAGCACTACTACAACAGCCCGCAGTGGTTCCT from Streptomyces sp. BA2 encodes:
- a CDS encoding alpha-L-arabinofuranosidase C-terminal domain-containing protein, producing the protein MARRRWRLGITLGALLAGTLAAGPTAAAEPTDYTIDVDTTRTGAKIDDSMYGVFYEDINRAADGGLYAELVQNRSFEYSTADNAAYKPLTSWDTSGAARVVNDDGRLNARNRNYLSLDGGSSVTNSGYNTGIAVTKGKRYGFSVWARTGGTGNGGTGKAPLTLTLRDSSGELAPARRVTARGGWAKYKASFTAGRTSATGRLAVASGAPVALDEISLFPRDTYKGRANGLRKDLAEKIAGLDPGFLRFPGGCLVNTGSHEAYDEKSGWQRKRSYQWKDTIGPVEQRATNANFCGYNQSYGLGYYEYFQFAEDTGAMPLPVVPALVTGCGQNKATDDPALLKRHIQDTLDLIEFANGPATSEWGKKRAAMGHPKPFGLTHLAVGNEENLPEEFFARFKEFRAAIEAKYPDITVISNSGPDDSGSTFDKAWQLGRDADVAMVDEHYYNSPQWFLENNDRYDSYDREGPKVFLGEYASQGNKFSNALSEAAFMTGLERNADVVKLASYAPLLANEDYVQWKPNMIWYDNDQSWGSANYETQKLFMRNVGDEVVPSTASGTPATSGPITGAVGLSTWATSAAYDDVKVTGENGETLLADDFSGGDGRWSKAADKGTWTVQDGAYVQSDEAAENTLVTAGDKSWQNYDLNVKATKKSGKEGFMVAFGVKDSGNHYWWNLGGWNNSQSAVEKTVDGAKQTMVQDTTTIETGRSYDLRVEVRGRQVTLFLDGKKWGSFTDDKPAEPFRQVVTRDKATGDLIVKVVNAQGSDARTKIALGSGTKAGPSAKVTTLAADPAAENTKDATPVKPVASTFKGVSDSFSYTFPANSITFMRIGTD
- a CDS encoding ABC transporter permease, with protein sequence MTVHQGAHQGRVVTAAAARRRVLDANWPYQLLTFVVFATAWELYARERGGLLLPGFAETVLATAGLLTDAELWHALYVSNQALVLGFALALAVGVPAGIVLGRFRLLERYTDVYLNILLVTPMAAIIPLLVMSVGVGLTSRVLLVTVFSVVMVVVNCRAGVRQVDPSLIEMARSFGAGERQIWTRILLPGALPAVMTGVRLGIGRAVTGMVIVELLMVSDGLGGLILKYRGLLKAPQLYGSVLIILAEALLLISLAGWGERELTRWARTQTAGGTR
- a CDS encoding extracellular solute-binding protein, translating into MSPPLPSRRGVLGGIGALAVAGSFGLAAANRSASAIASDADVRVRYWNLFSGGDGANMIAMLDAFRAANPRVDVKDSTLQWGNPYYTKLAMAASGNRAPDLAVMHLGRIPGFAPGQLLDPWDVRLLAKYGVREADFDPVLWKRAVVDGKLYGLPLDIHAQLCFYRRDVCEKAGLLDAGGDLAEVTSPEDWFKALKAAKKAVKGDVHTIGIKADEPNFSWWFFLSFYTQLGGTCLSADGRDVTLDTDKATQVLEFLRRHLTDGYSTAIGIADGESFVNGSAFTWEGNWSVPVFSGAKLEYGATPLPPVFGEPATHTESHCFVLPHQSQRGGVTNEGAHQLAAYVVKNATAWARGGHIPAYLPTLDDKKYVSLKPQSEYVSAMDHMAVEPPAWFAGSTGLLAQRIGPVIASSNVGSAKPDATARRMKDVLEKLVAMKNPMEGRSATEGGSAA
- a CDS encoding carbohydrate ABC transporter permease; translation: MSTAIVVRKSGPKSRKKKWTPSQIVLTALGVLVSALWMTPLLWALFTSLKSETEAVEVPTHWVPEEWTGQAWKALFESGNITNWFVNSVVVSVCVTFIVVFVSALAGYGFARTEFRGKNVLLGLVMAGLMVSPAVLGVPLFTTVQSMGMVDTYWGMILPQCAPAAMVYILYKFFQSIPHELEEAAYIDGAGRWRVFFTIVLPLSRPSLSAVGIFTFIASWNNFLWPYMVTNNPDLMTMPNGIATVMNSYGIQWAQLMAGGLMAGLPLIVVFVFFQRQIVSGVAHTGLAGQ
- a CDS encoding carbohydrate ABC transporter permease yields the protein MSAVDTAVAPAAVRSVPATEADSLRARLTRRVQHGGWFVAPFMVLFALFVLLPIGRGLWLSFTDANISGTGERFVGLDNYREALDSPLLWDSLGHSAYFTLLVVPCIVVLAFLLAMLAHHIERAKWLWRLCFFAPFLLPSTVAGNLWQWLFNPATGMINHVFGLDTPWLTQKSTALLAVVITTLWWTVGFSFLLFLAALQNIPRHLYEAAELDGAGAWQRMVHITLPMLRNITGLVITLQILASLQVFDQAVVMQDFGPGPEESTRTFVQYTLEEGFTAYRVGYASAISIIFFVLIAAVALGRMWLLRKREEGVR
- a CDS encoding ABC transporter substrate-binding protein; translated protein: MHDWTRVKRLAAVALLSVVTATACGGPGTHIRADGKLSFTVALIEPDLTTVPLLAAVDTLRDQGHEVDVVELAEPELAVEGLAKGDYAISAEATGPALSAIEQNAPIKIIADVVGNQWALYGSSAVSSCDDLNGRPFGIFSEGAVATAIAKDWVDAECGAGKRPDYLTIGGSDVRAQALASGEIDATPLEISDAVSLESSGATGLTKVVDFAESLPDLHPQTVYANAAFLTRHREVAQEFVTALVREHGKINADPRHLVELSKKYLPDEDQEDVATTARRYRDAKLFDAAALTRRNVQGTIDFFARAGVIARGMTTRDAADLSFIEEAS
- a CDS encoding LacI family DNA-binding transcriptional regulator yields the protein MSSLVDVARAAGVAVATASRVLSGSDHPVSAKTRAKVIAAAEQLDYSPSALARAMVSPNSRLVGVLVSDIVNPYFSVIARGVDDVATRAGYVTMLSNVDRSTATEVSRLQAMRDYRAAGVVFAGSGHVDDPQRPALLKAVRQAQEQGIRAVSLADRDLGCPTITVDNHAAAHDVTDHLVALGHRRIAFVEGPPGMTVTQQRREGFLARMREAGLGESARCVPGGFDHEAGHAAALRLIARRPLPDAVLAANDEVAVGVLGALRQAGIDVPGEISVAGINDLRVARHIGLTTVSLPLYEMGSLAARHIIESAPGSGADGGATTTLSHRLVPRETTARRPPER